In a genomic window of Candidatus Thermoplasmatota archaeon:
- a CDS encoding transcriptional regulator, with the protein MTEGLSERADKVYKAMKEAGITSEDKMANVDRIVSMARMPKNFVLSALQELVQKGFARRKAREKVAGYYLVK; encoded by the coding sequence ATGACCGAAGGGCTGAGCGAGAGAGCTGATAAAGTTTATAAAGCAATGAAAGAAGCTGGAATTACTAGCGAAGATAAAATGGCTAACGTCGATAGAATTGTTAGTATGGCAAGAATGCCTAAAAATTTCGTTTTAAGTGCTTTACAAGAGCTTGTGCAGAAAGGTTTTGCCAGAAGGAAGGCAAGGGAGAAAGTCGCAGGCTATTATCTCGTCAAGTAA